The uncultured Trichococcus sp. DNA segment CACTGTGGTTGTTTCGAAATGGTTCGCAGGATCTTTATGCGGGATCATCGACACATCGATGGATTGTTGGATGTGCAGGTCGCGGGTGTTGCCCTGATCGTCCTTGCGGTCGAAGTCATAGACACGGTAAGTCGTGTTGCTGCTCTGTTGCGTCTCCAGAATCATGATGCCGCCGCCGATGGCATGGATGGTGCCGCTCGGAACGAAGAAGAAGTCGCCTTTCTTCACTTTGACGTGGCGCAGCAGTCCATCCCAGTTGCCTGCAGCAACCATTTCGGAGAACTGTTCTTTTGTTTGGGCATTGTGTCCGTAGATGATTTCGGCATCCTTATCGGCATCGATGATGTACCAGCATTCCGTTTTTCCGAGCTCGCCTTCATGCTCCAGTCCGTAGGCATCATCCGGATGCACTTGAACGGATAGGGCTTCCGCCGCATCGATGATTTTGGTCAGCAATGGAAAGACGGGTGAAGTCGGATTTTCGAACAGTTCAGGATGCTCCGAGTAGAGGACGTCCAGTTTGGTGCCGGCGTAGGGACCGTTCTCCACGGCTCCGGTACCATCGGGATGGGCGCTGATGGCCCAGCATTCCCCGGTATGGTCGCTGGGGATGTCATACCCGTAGATGTCGCGCAGCTTGGTGCCGCCCCAAATTTTTTCTTGCAGGACAGGTTGGATAAACAATGGCTCTTGCATATTTTTCCTCCTAATATTTTGCTATTGTTTAATAATGTCGGTGATGGTGTAGGAACGTGTATCGAAGCGGCTGCGGGAAGTCGAGTATTCGAAAGGTGTCCCGTTGGTAAGGTAAACGACTTGTTCCACTTCAAGGATTGGAGTATGTGCATCA contains these protein-coding regions:
- the manA gene encoding mannose-6-phosphate isomerase, class I; the protein is MQEPLFIQPVLQEKIWGGTKLRDIYGYDIPSDHTGECWAISAHPDGTGAVENGPYAGTKLDVLYSEHPELFENPTSPVFPLLTKIIDAAEALSVQVHPDDAYGLEHEGELGKTECWYIIDADKDAEIIYGHNAQTKEQFSEMVAAGNWDGLLRHVKVKKGDFFFVPSGTIHAIGGGIMILETQQSSNTTYRVYDFDRKDDQGNTRDLHIQQSIDVSMIPHKDPANHFETTTVDGNTVTTFIESDYFTVYKWDILSEMAFKKTDPYTLGSVIEGSGSLTVDGKTYPLQKGDHFILPATVSAWSLSGKIGLIASTPGPKNS